A single Pradoshia eiseniae DNA region contains:
- a CDS encoding glutaredoxin family protein, translated as MKVPTVHFYTKKDCPLCEDAKDLLKLLQREMTFTLLELDIYADDRLLEQYGLMIPVVEVDGKIIQYGKIDIDDVRHVLA; from the coding sequence TTGAAAGTTCCTACCGTTCATTTTTATACAAAGAAAGATTGCCCCCTTTGTGAGGATGCGAAGGACCTGCTCAAGTTATTGCAGCGTGAAATGACCTTTACTCTGCTCGAATTAGACATCTACGCAGATGATCGGCTGCTTGAGCAATATGGCTTGATGATTCCGGTCGTTGAGGTTGACGGCAAAATAATTCAATATGGAAAAATCGATATTGATGATGTTCGTCATGTATTGGCATGA